The Diaminobutyricimonas aerilata nucleotide sequence GTCGACCCGCCGCCGCAGTTCCTCGGGTACGGCTCCGTAGTTGTACCGGGCGTCCGACGCGATACGCGGCGTCGCGAGCACGCCCGAGTTGAACACCGCCGCCGCGAGCACGTCCACCCCGCGGGCCGCGGCCGCGGGCAGCAGGTCGTGGGCGGCGCCATCCTCGAGCAGCGTGTAGCGGCCGGCCATCATGACGACGTCGAGGTCGGTGCGCTCGACGAACCGGGTGAGCATCGCGCTCTGGTTCATGCCCGCCCCGTAGGCGCGGATGACGCCTTGCGACCGCAACTCGTCGAGGGCGGGGAAGGCGCCGTCGAGCGCCTCGCGTTCGTGGTCGTCGGGGTCGTGCACGAGCACGATGTCGAGCCGGTCGAGCCCCATCCGTTCGAGGCTCTGCTCGATGGAACGCAGCACGCCGTCGCGGGAGTAGTCGTACACGCGCCGGCGCGTGGCCGGCACGTCGAAGAGGCTGTCGATGTCGGTCTGGCCCGGCTCGTAGTCGGGGTTCGGTTCGAGCACGCGGCCGACCTTCGTCGAGACGACGTACTCGTCGCGCGGATACGCCGCGAGCGACGCCCCGAGGCGCTCCTCGGCGAGGCCGAGCCCGTAGTGCGGGGCGACGTCGAAGTAACGGATGCCGGCGTCCCACGCTGCGGGCACGCAGCGCGGCCACTCCTCCTCGGGCATCGCCGAGTAGAGGTTGCCGAGTCCGGCGACGCCGTAGCCGACGGCGGGCAGTCCGAGCCGGCTCATGCGACGCGCAGATCGTCGAGGGCGTCGAAGTCCCAGTCGATGCCGAGGCCGGGCTCCGACGAGGGGACCGCCTCCCCGTCGACGACCGTCATCTCCGACCGGGTGACCGCGCGCAACTGTGGGATGTGCTCGAGGTAGAGGCTGTTCGGCACCGCGCACGTGAGCGATACGTGCAGTTCCATGAGGAAGTGCGGCGCGACCTGCACGTTGAACGCCTCGGCGAGATGGGCGACCTTCAGCCACGGGGTGATGCCGCCGATCCGCGCCACATCGACCTGCACGATCGAGGCCGCCTGCGCCTGCAGATACTCCCGGAAGTGACCGATCGAGTACATGCTCTCGCCGACGGCGACCGGGATGCTCGTGGAGCGGGCGAGGGCACGATGACCGGAGACGTCCTCGGCGGGCAACGGCTCCTCGAACCAGAAGATGTCGTACGGCTCGAACGCGGCGGCGCGGCGCACCGCCTCGGCACCCGTCATCGACTGGTTCGCGTCGATCATGATGTCCATGTCGGGGCCGACGGCCTCGCGCAGGGCCGCGAGACGATCCGCGTCCTCCTGCACCCGGGGCTTGCCGACCTTCACCTTCACGCCCCGCATCCCGCGCTCCTTCGACGCGGTGGCCTGCCGCACGAGTTCCTCGGGCGAGAGGTGCAGCCAACCGCCCTCCGTATCGTAGAGCGGGATGCTCGGCCGGGCTCCGCCGGCGGCGGCCCAGAGCGGCAGACCCGCAGCCTTGCTGCGCGCATCCCACACCGCCGTGTCGACGGCGGCGAGCGCGAGCGCCGTGAGCACCCCCACCGTCGTCGCCCGCGTCGTGGAGAACATCGCCCGCCACACCGCCTCGGGCCGCATCGCGTCGAGCCCGACCAGGGCCGGCAGCAGCGTCTCGCGCAGCAGGCTCAGCACCGCGGGTCCCCCCGTGCCGATCGTGTAGCTGTAGCCGACCCCCTCGACGCCGGATGCGGTGCGGAGGCGCACGAAGAGGGTCTCCTGCTTCAGGAACGCCTGCACCGCATCCGTGCGCACCGTCTCGACGGGGACGTCGCTCAACCACGCCTCGGCGCTGACGATCAGACCGTCGGCCGCGGCGGCGTGCCGCAGCTCGTGCTCCCCCGCCCGGGTGTGGGTACTCATCAGCGACCTCCGAATCCGCCGAGCGCGACGCCCTTGATGAGCTGACGTTGCAGCAGGGCCACGATGACCAGGGAGGGCAGCACCGAGATGGTGGAGGCCGCCATGAGCAGGCTCCACTGGGTGCCGTGCTCCCCGGTGAACATCGACAGACCCAGCGGCACGGTCGCCAGGTCCGGACTGTTGATGACGATGAGCGGCCACAGGTACGAGTTGTAGTAGCCGATGAACGAGAACACGGCGAGCACCGACAGCGGCGCGGTGAGCTGCGGCAGCAGCACCGAACGCAGCGTGCGGAAGCGGGACGCGCCGTCGATGAGCGCCGCCTCCTCGTACTCGATCGGGATCGTCAGGAAGAACTGCCGCATGAGGAACGTGCCGAACGCGGTGAACGCGAACGGCACGATGAGCGCGACGTAACTGTCGACGAGCCCGAGCTTGTTCATCATGATGAACAGCGGCACGACGAGCACCTCCTGCGGCAGCACGAGGGTGAACACGTACAACAGGAAGATGCGGTCACGGAAGCGGAACCGCAGTCGGGAGAACGCGTAGGCGGAGAGCACGGCGACGACGACCGAGAGCAGTGCGCCGAGCAGCGACACGAGGAATCCGTTGAGGATGAACCGGCCGAACGGCACGAGCGTCCACGCATCGGTGAAGTTCTGCCAGCGCACCTCGGAGCCGAACAGCGACGGGGTGCCGAACACCTCGTCCTCGGGCTTGAGCGCCGAGAAGAACATCCAGATGAACGGGAACGTGAACACGAGCGCGACGAGCCCGATCGCCGCCGTGTTCGCCCACGTCACGAGCACCGCCCGGCGCTGCGCGGGACGCAGCCGTCCGCGGCTCGGCCGCGACGGGGCACTCGCGGCGGGCATCCGCACCTCGGTGGAGGCGGGCCCGGCGGATGCGGTTCCGATCAGGTCACTTGTCATAGTTCACCCACCTCCGCTGGCCCGCGAACTGCAGTGCGGTGATGAGCATCACCACGAGGAAGAGCATCCACGCGAGCGCCGACGCGTAGCCGAGCCGGTCGAAGACGAACCCGTTGCGGTAGAGGTACAGCACGAAGGTGTTCGTCGCCTCGCCCGGACCGCCCTGGGTGAGGATCTGCGGCTGCACGAACACCTGGAACGCACCGATCATCGTCATCGTCATCGTGAAGAACAGCGCCGGGGAGAGCATCGGCAGGATGATGTGGCGCAGTCGCGTCCACGCCGTCGTGCCGTCCATGCGCGACGCCTCGAGGATCTCCTTCGGGATCGCGCCGAGGCCGGCCGAGAGCACGATCACGTTGTAGCCGAAGGACTGCCAGACCGACATCGCGATCACCGACGCGAGCGCGAACTGGGAGTCGGAGAGCCACGACGGTCCCTCGACGCCCGCGCCGCCGAGCAGGGAGTTGACGAGCCCGTCCTGGGACAGCAGCAGGCGCCAGATGAGCGCGTTCGCCACCATCGGCGTGATGGCGGGGAGGAAGAAGATCACCCGCCAGAACCCGGCGAACCGGAGCCGGGTGTTGAGCCACAACGCGATCCCGAGGGCGAGGGCGAGGTTGAGTGCGGTGTACACGAACGCGAAGACGACCGTGTTGAACAGCACCGTGTAGAAGGTGGGATCGCCGAAGAGCTTCTCGTAGTTCGCGACGCCGATGAAGGTCGGCGAGCCGAACAGCGGCCACTCGAAGAGGCTGATGACGAGGGATCCGACCAGCGGCACGACGATGAACACGACGAAGCCGGTGAGGCCGGGCCAGAGGTAGGCGAGGGCGACCCACCCCTGGCCCTTCTTCCCCCCGCCCGTGGGGGCCGCCACCCGACGGGCGGCCCCCACGTTCGTGATCGAGGCCATCGCGGCTACTCGCCCACCGAGTTCGCGATGGTCTGCAGGATCTCCTCCGCGGTCTTGTCGCCGCGGAAACCCTCGACGGCGTACTGGGTGAAGAGCGTCTCGACCTGGTTCCAGGTCGGCGTGGTGATCTGCGCGGTCGCATTGCCGAGCAGCGCGTCGACGACTTCGGCCGCCTCCGGCGACTTTCCGTTCGACCACGCGGGCACCGCCTCGGCACGCGAGGGCACGATGCCGCGCGTCTCGGCCTGCCCCTCGAGCACCGGAGTCGCGGTGAGGTGCGTGATGGCCTCGAAGGCCGCGTCCGGGTCGTCGCAGTTCTGCGCGATACCGAATCCCGAGCCGGCGGTCATCGCGGCGGCCTCACCGGAGGTGCTGGGCACGATGGAGATTCCCATCGTGAAGTCGGCGGCCTCGTCGAAGGTGCCGTACATCCACGGTCCCTCGATGAGCATGGCGGCCTTGCCGCTCGTGAACGCGGCCTGCGACACGTCGGAGCCGTCCGCGGCCTCCGGCGCCTCGGCGACGCCGTGCGCCCCGACGAGGTCGAAGAACTGCTGCACCTGGTCGACGAAGTCCGGTTCGGTGAGGGCGAGTCCGCCGTCGTCGTCGACGGCCGCGACGCCGTCGGCGAGGGTCCACGCGTTGGGGATGAAGATGCCCGTCGAGATGGCGAGCCCCTTCTGCTCGCCGGTCGTGAGTGCCTTCGCGTCGGCGATGAACTGCTCACGGGTGTACTCGACCCCGGGAGGGGTGAGGCCTGCGGCGGCGAAGAGGTCGGCGTTGTAGTACAGGACGACGGGTTCCGCGTCGTACGGGATCGCCCGGATGGTGCCGTCGACCGTCATGCCCTGGAGCATCGACTCGTCGAACTCCGAGGTGTCGAAGTCGTGCTTCTCGATCAGATCGTCGAGCGGCATGAGCAGTCCGCTGAGCTCTTGGGCGCGCGCCGCCTGCGTCGTGAGCAGGCACGGCGGGTTGTTGCCGGAGAGGCGGGTCTTCACCTTCGTCCAGTAGTCGGCGAAGCTCGGCCCGTCGATCGAGATCTTCAGATTGGGGTCCTCCTTCTGCGCGAGGGAGACGAACGACTCCCACTGCGCGCGGTCGCTCTCGCTGCTGACCCATGTGTACATGTCGAGCGAGCCGTCGGATGCCGGTGCGCTGCTCGCACATCCGGCGAGCGCCGTCATCACTCCGACGACGGCGAGGGCTGCTCCGGCCCTGGCGGCGGTTCTGCGGTTGGTGTTCATCGTTGCTGTGCCTCCTTCGTTGGATCCACGGGTTCTCTTGCTGTCCGCCTCGGCGGCTCGCGGGCGAGCGGTCAGGCGAAGTCGATGGCCACGACGTCGATGGCGGCGCCGGTCGGGGCGGGTGCGGGGATGCGCAGCTCGCCGAGGGGCTCTGCGCTGCGCGAGGCGAGCTCGTGCACTTCGAAACCGACCCGGAACGGCAGCTCCTCGCCGGTCTGCAGCAGACGCACCCGCTGCACGCGGCGGACGGGGAGTCCACGCACGACGAGCTCCTCCACCGGGGTGAGCAGGAGGTGCAGGTAGACGGTGCCGGCACGTGCGGTGGTGGGTCCGTAGAAGTCGACCCCCTGGGTGGGCGAGACGCCGATGACGCTCTCCTCGTGCCGCTGCATCCACTCCCCGATGTGTTCGAGCGTCTCGACCTGTACCGGGTTGAGACTGCCGTCGCCCTTCGGGCCGATGTTCAGCAGCAGGTTGCCGCCGCGGCTCGCGACCTCGATGAGCGTGCTGACGAGGGAGCGGACGCTCTTGGTGTTCGTGTCCGACGGGCGCCAGGCCCACATGTCGCCGATCGTGAGGCACAGCTCCCACGGGCCGTCGGGCGCGGTGATCGGGAACGCCTGTTCCGGCGTCTTGTAGTCGCCCTGTCCGAGCAGGCGCTCGTTGATCACGACATCGGGCTGCAGGCTCTTGATGTGGGCGCGCAGCCCTGCGGAGTCCCACTCCTCCTCGCTGCGCTCCCATTCGCCGTCGAACCAGAGCAGGTCGATCGTGCCGTAGCCGGTGAGCAGCTCCGTGAGCTGACCGCGGAGGAACTGCTGGTACCGCGCCCACTGTTCCGGTGTCGGCCGGCGGTGCCGGTCCTCGCGGATGGGCTGCCCGATGTTCTCCTCGAGTCCCGCGCCGGGCCAGTGCTCTTCGGGGTACGGGCGGTCGTCGTCGGTGAAAGCCGGATAGTCGGGGTGATTCCAGTCGGAGAGGCTGTAGTAGATGCCCACGCGGATCCCCTCCGCTCGGATGGCCTCGACGAACTCGCGGGTGATGTCGCGACCGAACGGGCTGTGGCGGATGCCGAACTCGGAGTGCTCGGTGTGGAACATCGCGTACCCGGCGTGGTGGCGGGCGGTGAACACGACGTACCGGGCGCCGGCGCGCTTCGCCGCGCGAGCGAGCTCGCCCGCATCCCAGGCGATCGGATCGAAGGTCGACGCGCTCGACTGGTATTGCGCAACGGTGACCATGTCTTCGACCTCGTCGACTCCCGGGATGATCGAGCGCCCGACGAGCGGCCACGAGATCTCGATGCCCTGCTGGCTCGCGTGGTCCCAGTGAACGAAGAGCCCGAACCCGGCCCCGACGAACCATTCGCCTCCGGGGAGCCGGAAGTCGGTGGGGCGGATGAATCCGTCGATCTCGGTGGTCACCGGGGCTCTCTCCTTCGAGGCATCCTGCTATTTCCTATAGGATAGATACGACCGAGATGGCGCGCAAGAGGCGCTCACCGCAAGGTGCGGACCGCCCGCTGCATCCGGGTTGCAAGCGCATTGCAAGGCGCGACGAGCGGGCTGCCGGGCGCGGACGCGTGGAGAGGCTGGAGCCGACAGAAAGGCTCCTCATGCACACCTCACCCCTCCGGACCGCGGCCGTCGCCGCGGCATTCCTATCCCTCGGCCTGCTGAGCGGTTGCGCGGCACCCGCCCCCACCCCCGAACCGGCGCCCGCCGGCGACACCGGGGCCGATGACACCGCCACCGACGACACCACAGACGACGCGGGCGACGGCAGCCCCTACGGCACGTGGTCG carries:
- a CDS encoding aldo/keto reductase; the protein is MSRLGLPAVGYGVAGLGNLYSAMPEEEWPRCVPAAWDAGIRYFDVAPHYGLGLAEERLGASLAAYPRDEYVVSTKVGRVLEPNPDYEPGQTDIDSLFDVPATRRRVYDYSRDGVLRSIEQSLERMGLDRLDIVLVHDPDDHEREALDGAFPALDELRSQGVIRAYGAGMNQSAMLTRFVERTDLDVVMMAGRYTLLEDGAAHDLLPAAAARGVDVLAAAVFNSGVLATPRIASDARYNYGAVPEELRRRVDAIADIAERHGCTVPQLAAQYPLRASVVSTVVLGAKSAEQVRANAALVDAQIPMAVWDELESAGLVARAL
- a CDS encoding mandelate racemase/muconate lactonizing enzyme family protein, which encodes MSTHTRAGEHELRHAAAADGLIVSAEAWLSDVPVETVRTDAVQAFLKQETLFVRLRTASGVEGVGYSYTIGTGGPAVLSLLRETLLPALVGLDAMRPEAVWRAMFSTTRATTVGVLTALALAAVDTAVWDARSKAAGLPLWAAAGGARPSIPLYDTEGGWLHLSPEELVRQATASKERGMRGVKVKVGKPRVQEDADRLAALREAVGPDMDIMIDANQSMTGAEAVRRAAAFEPYDIFWFEEPLPAEDVSGHRALARSTSIPVAVGESMYSIGHFREYLQAQAASIVQVDVARIGGITPWLKVAHLAEAFNVQVAPHFLMELHVSLTCAVPNSLYLEHIPQLRAVTRSEMTVVDGEAVPSSEPGLGIDWDFDALDDLRVA
- a CDS encoding carbohydrate ABC transporter permease, giving the protein MTSDLIGTASAGPASTEVRMPAASAPSRPSRGRLRPAQRRAVLVTWANTAAIGLVALVFTFPFIWMFFSALKPEDEVFGTPSLFGSEVRWQNFTDAWTLVPFGRFILNGFLVSLLGALLSVVVAVLSAYAFSRLRFRFRDRIFLLYVFTLVLPQEVLVVPLFIMMNKLGLVDSYVALIVPFAFTAFGTFLMRQFFLTIPIEYEEAALIDGASRFRTLRSVLLPQLTAPLSVLAVFSFIGYYNSYLWPLIVINSPDLATVPLGLSMFTGEHGTQWSLLMAASTISVLPSLVIVALLQRQLIKGVALGGFGGR
- a CDS encoding carbohydrate ABC transporter permease; the encoded protein is MASITNVGAARRVAAPTGGGKKGQGWVALAYLWPGLTGFVVFIVVPLVGSLVISLFEWPLFGSPTFIGVANYEKLFGDPTFYTVLFNTVVFAFVYTALNLALALGIALWLNTRLRFAGFWRVIFFLPAITPMVANALIWRLLLSQDGLVNSLLGGAGVEGPSWLSDSQFALASVIAMSVWQSFGYNVIVLSAGLGAIPKEILEASRMDGTTAWTRLRHIILPMLSPALFFTMTMTMIGAFQVFVQPQILTQGGPGEATNTFVLYLYRNGFVFDRLGYASALAWMLFLVVMLITALQFAGQRRWVNYDK
- a CDS encoding ABC transporter substrate-binding protein, producing MNTNRRTAARAGAALAVVGVMTALAGCASSAPASDGSLDMYTWVSSESDRAQWESFVSLAQKEDPNLKISIDGPSFADYWTKVKTRLSGNNPPCLLTTQAARAQELSGLLMPLDDLIEKHDFDTSEFDESMLQGMTVDGTIRAIPYDAEPVVLYYNADLFAAAGLTPPGVEYTREQFIADAKALTTGEQKGLAISTGIFIPNAWTLADGVAAVDDDGGLALTEPDFVDQVQQFFDLVGAHGVAEAPEAADGSDVSQAAFTSGKAAMLIEGPWMYGTFDEAADFTMGISIVPSTSGEAAAMTAGSGFGIAQNCDDPDAAFEAITHLTATPVLEGQAETRGIVPSRAEAVPAWSNGKSPEAAEVVDALLGNATAQITTPTWNQVETLFTQYAVEGFRGDKTAEEILQTIANSVGE
- a CDS encoding alpha-L-fucosidase; its protein translation is MTTEIDGFIRPTDFRLPGGEWFVGAGFGLFVHWDHASQQGIEISWPLVGRSIIPGVDEVEDMVTVAQYQSSASTFDPIAWDAGELARAAKRAGARYVVFTARHHAGYAMFHTEHSEFGIRHSPFGRDITREFVEAIRAEGIRVGIYYSLSDWNHPDYPAFTDDDRPYPEEHWPGAGLEENIGQPIREDRHRRPTPEQWARYQQFLRGQLTELLTGYGTIDLLWFDGEWERSEEEWDSAGLRAHIKSLQPDVVINERLLGQGDYKTPEQAFPITAPDGPWELCLTIGDMWAWRPSDTNTKSVRSLVSTLIEVASRGGNLLLNIGPKGDGSLNPVQVETLEHIGEWMQRHEESVIGVSPTQGVDFYGPTTARAGTVYLHLLLTPVEELVVRGLPVRRVQRVRLLQTGEELPFRVGFEVHELASRSAEPLGELRIPAPAPTGAAIDVVAIDFA